The Verrucomicrobiota bacterium genome includes a window with the following:
- a CDS encoding restriction endonuclease: MNQVTGLLLVDPFCGCGTTVHAAQKTGRQWISIDVTFLAINFIKRRLCDAFGEELQFEEKGQPTDFASAQRLAELDKFQFQHWALSLIDARPLKEGDGKGADRGVDGLLYFYESKDERRKIIVQVKGGGVKRNDVATSLGDVNNQKAAGGILLTLEKPTNPRMVSTCSTLE, translated from the coding sequence TTGAACCAAGTCACCGGACTCCTGTTGGTTGACCCGTTCTGCGGTTGCGGCACGACAGTTCACGCAGCGCAAAAGACGGGTCGCCAGTGGATCAGCATTGATGTCACGTTTCTCGCCATCAACTTCATCAAACGCCGCCTGTGCGATGCGTTCGGCGAGGAATTGCAATTTGAGGAAAAGGGTCAGCCCACGGATTTCGCCAGCGCGCAACGGCTGGCGGAACTGGACAAGTTCCAATTCCAGCATTGGGCGCTCTCGCTCATTGACGCGCGTCCACTCAAGGAAGGCGACGGCAAGGGCGCGGATCGCGGCGTGGACGGCTTGCTGTATTTCTACGAGTCCAAGGATGAGCGGCGCAAAATCATCGTGCAGGTCAAAGGCGGCGGCGTGAAGCGGAATGACGTGGCGACGTCGCTCGGCGACGTGAACAATCAGAAAGCGGCGGGCGGAATCCTCCTCACGCTGGAAAAGCCCACCAATCCGAGAATGGTTTCAACCTGCTCTACCCTTGAATAA
- a CDS encoding DUF1501 domain-containing protein — protein sequence MKVWRFELYGLGLATVENRVSVPDWHAILLHLLGLKHDELFVEEHGLKEKLTGVNEARIVKEILLVVGFAMLAVSLILNLIVAVGNWHLYSRVEQVETILGLVGFSSVRRIPPAAF from the coding sequence GTGAAAGTTTGGCGGTTTGAACTATACGGACTCGGCCTGGCTACGGTCGAGAATCGTGTCAGTGTTCCGGACTGGCACGCCATCCTGCTCCACTTGCTGGGCTTGAAGCACGACGAATTGTTCGTCGAGGAGCACGGGTTGAAAGAAAAATTAACCGGCGTGAACGAAGCTCGAATCGTGAAGGAGATATTGCTGGTGGTGGGGTTTGCAATGTTGGCGGTGTCATTGATACTGAATTTGATTGTGGCTGTAGGGAACTGGCATCTTTATTCAAGGGTAGAGCAGGTTGAAACCATTCTCGGATTGGTGGGCTTTTCCAGCGTGAGGAGGATTCCGCCCGCCGCTTTCTGA
- a CDS encoding PQQ-like beta-propeller repeat protein: MKRSFGIPAVLVLATVVSVGAGDWPQWRGPQRNGIAQETGLLQEWPKDGPKLRWQITDAGSGYSTPAVVGDRLYLLGNAGLDNEFVQARAVKDGKRIWQTRLGKVGNPKQDPNYPAARSTPTVAGKVLYALGSDGDLACLESGTGKVRWQKNLRTDFGGKPGEWAYAESPLIVGDALVCTPGGSNATLVALRKKTGERIWKCPVPGGDEAAYASAIIVEDGGVRQIVQFLAKGLVAVNAKSGKFLWRYDKSAGKSPAVILTPLADGADIYSGAYRAGGALTRIAKKDGVFETEEKYFSPKLPIGIGGVVKVGDYFYGSTAQALLCVEFKTGQIKWEERATPASWLVADGRLYLHNETGDVMLVEPSPEAYREKGHFTPPNLPERGQSKAWAYPVVANGRLYIRDFGSLWCYDVKAAK, encoded by the coding sequence ATGAAACGATCGTTTGGAATTCCGGCTGTTCTCGTGTTGGCAACCGTTGTGTCGGTCGGGGCGGGCGACTGGCCGCAATGGCGCGGGCCACAGCGTAACGGGATTGCCCAGGAAACCGGCCTGCTGCAAGAATGGCCAAAGGACGGCCCGAAGCTGCGGTGGCAGATCACCGACGCCGGCAGCGGCTACTCGACGCCCGCCGTGGTTGGAGATCGGCTCTATCTGTTGGGGAACGCGGGACTCGACAATGAGTTCGTGCAGGCGCGCGCGGTCAAGGACGGCAAACGAATCTGGCAGACACGCCTCGGCAAGGTGGGCAATCCAAAACAGGACCCGAATTATCCCGCGGCCCGCTCCACGCCGACCGTGGCAGGAAAGGTTCTCTATGCGCTCGGTTCGGATGGTGATCTGGCGTGTCTGGAGTCGGGCACGGGCAAAGTGCGCTGGCAAAAAAATCTCCGCACGGACTTCGGGGGCAAACCCGGCGAGTGGGCTTACGCGGAATCGCCGTTGATCGTCGGCGATGCGCTCGTATGCACGCCGGGCGGCAGCAATGCCACGTTGGTGGCTTTGCGGAAGAAAACGGGCGAGCGGATCTGGAAGTGTCCCGTGCCGGGCGGTGATGAAGCCGCATACGCCTCGGCGATTATCGTGGAGGATGGTGGCGTTCGGCAAATCGTCCAGTTCCTTGCCAAGGGTCTGGTCGCTGTGAACGCGAAGTCCGGAAAGTTCCTCTGGCGTTACGACAAATCCGCGGGGAAAAGCCCGGCGGTCATTCTCACGCCGCTGGCCGACGGCGCTGACATCTACAGCGGCGCGTATCGCGCGGGCGGTGCGTTGACCAGAATCGCGAAGAAAGACGGCGTGTTCGAAACCGAAGAAAAGTACTTCTCACCCAAGCTGCCCATTGGCATCGGGGGCGTGGTGAAAGTCGGCGACTACTTTTACGGCTCGACGGCTCAGGCGTTGTTGTGCGTTGAATTCAAAACCGGCCAGATCAAATGGGAGGAACGCGCCACTCCGGCCTCGTGGTTGGTGGCGGACGGTCGCCTTTATCTCCACAACGAGACCGGAGACGTGATGCTGGTTGAACCGTCGCCGGAGGCGTATCGCGAGAAGGGACATTTCACGCCGCCCAACCTGCCGGAGCGCGGACAGTCCAAGGCCTGGGCTTATCCGGTCGTGGCCAACGGCCGGCTTTACATCCGCGACTTCGGCTCCCTTTGGTGTTACGACGTGAAGGCGGCGAAGTAG
- a CDS encoding cupin domain-containing protein, producing the protein MANYMIAQLDEIEPVRCPCGFASRAFAAPDNTVATMHLVEIQQDSRTHYHKRMTELYLVLEGEGQIELDGQLFPLKPMTAIFIKPGCRHRAIGKLKLINVPIPAFDEADEWFD; encoded by the coding sequence ATGGCCAACTACATGATTGCTCAACTGGACGAGATTGAACCGGTGCGGTGTCCTTGCGGCTTCGCCAGCCGCGCCTTTGCAGCGCCGGACAATACCGTGGCCACGATGCACCTCGTGGAGATCCAGCAAGATTCCCGCACCCATTATCACAAGCGGATGACGGAGCTGTATCTGGTGTTGGAAGGTGAAGGGCAGATTGAACTGGACGGCCAGTTGTTTCCGCTCAAACCGATGACCGCCATTTTCATCAAGCCCGGCTGTCGCCATCGCGCCATCGGAAAACTGAAACTCATCAACGTGCCAATCCCCGCCTTCGACGAAGCAGACGAGTGGTTTGATTGA
- the queD gene encoding 6-carboxytetrahydropterin synthase QueD, protein MKMELRKTFQFEAAHLLPHLPKKHKCRRLHGHSFQAEIVVAGECNPKLGWLMDYADIGEAFKPLWEQLDHRYLNEIPGLENPTSENVAVWIWERLKPKLPLLTEVIVAETCTARCVYRG, encoded by the coding sequence ATGAAAATGGAATTACGAAAAACATTTCAGTTTGAAGCGGCCCACCTGCTGCCGCATCTGCCGAAGAAACATAAATGCCGGCGGTTGCACGGACACAGTTTTCAGGCAGAAATTGTGGTCGCCGGCGAATGCAATCCGAAGCTCGGCTGGTTGATGGATTATGCGGACATCGGCGAGGCGTTCAAACCGCTTTGGGAGCAGCTCGATCATCGCTACCTGAACGAAATTCCCGGTCTGGAAAACCCGACGAGCGAAAATGTCGCGGTCTGGATTTGGGAGCGATTGAAACCGAAGCTGCCGTTATTGACGGAAGTGATCGTCGCTGAGACTTGTACTGCGCGGTGCGTTTATCGCGGTTGA
- a CDS encoding MFS transporter — MNPERNHKTRTLWLSGVLHAFTHIYHVALLPLYLLIQADFKLASVGQATLLVTVMMAGYFIPSYPMGILADRISRKKLLGYGLAINGLGFVGLAFSPNYPCAVACMILSGFGGSFYHPAATAMVARLFPTGTGKALGLVGVGASIGFFIGPIYTGWRAATAGWRAPILELGLLGIVAAGLFAWFAEEQPAPRAVEKTKMPEEKMFATPALWLFFIGMSFAFSMRDFAGTGMGSLGSLFLQNARGFTLKETGLALSCIFIASVVSNPLFGHLSDRGRVRWTFLVLVIAAIVMAVFPHVPGNWIIPALLVYGFFFLAGYPMIEAALMESVPDAVRGRVFGFFITVGGLIGNLSHWLVGKWVKGLGARAVEPTAYFPIYGLLALFVVLSLAGLPCLHAIRKREEQINPDVGATPASVLRAPDPP; from the coding sequence ATGAATCCTGAGCGAAACCACAAAACGCGCACGCTTTGGTTGTCGGGGGTGCTGCACGCGTTCACGCACATTTACCACGTGGCGTTGCTGCCGTTGTATTTGCTGATCCAGGCGGACTTCAAACTGGCAAGCGTGGGGCAAGCCACGCTGCTGGTGACGGTGATGATGGCCGGCTATTTCATTCCGAGTTATCCGATGGGCATCCTGGCTGATCGCATTAGCCGCAAAAAACTGCTGGGTTACGGACTCGCGATCAATGGACTGGGTTTCGTCGGACTCGCGTTCTCACCAAATTATCCGTGCGCGGTTGCGTGCATGATTCTCTCCGGCTTTGGCGGCAGTTTTTATCATCCGGCGGCGACGGCGATGGTGGCGCGCTTGTTTCCCACGGGCACGGGCAAGGCCCTGGGGCTGGTCGGTGTCGGCGCCAGCATCGGTTTTTTCATCGGCCCGATCTACACCGGCTGGCGCGCGGCCACCGCCGGTTGGCGCGCTCCAATCCTGGAACTGGGATTGTTGGGAATCGTCGCCGCCGGACTCTTTGCCTGGTTTGCCGAGGAACAACCCGCGCCCAGAGCCGTCGAGAAAACCAAAATGCCGGAGGAGAAAATGTTTGCGACGCCGGCACTGTGGCTCTTCTTCATTGGGATGAGTTTCGCCTTCAGCATGCGCGACTTTGCCGGTACCGGCATGGGTAGTCTGGGGTCGCTGTTCCTCCAAAACGCTCGCGGCTTCACGCTCAAAGAGACCGGCCTGGCGCTGAGTTGCATCTTCATCGCGTCGGTGGTCAGCAATCCGTTGTTCGGGCATCTGAGCGATCGCGGACGCGTGCGCTGGACATTTCTGGTGCTGGTCATCGCCGCGATCGTGATGGCGGTCTTTCCCCATGTGCCGGGGAACTGGATCATTCCTGCGTTGCTGGTTTATGGATTTTTCTTCCTCGCCGGCTATCCCATGATCGAGGCGGCGCTGATGGAATCGGTGCCCGACGCCGTGCGCGGGCGTGTGTTCGGTTTTTTCATCACGGTGGGAGGGTTGATTGGCAACCTGTCGCACTGGCTGGTCGGCAAATGGGTGAAGGGATTGGGTGCGCGAGCCGTTGAACCGACCGCCTACTTTCCCATCTACGGCCTGCTGGCATTGTTCGTCGTTTTGTCGCTGGCGGGACTGCCCTGTCTGCACGCCATTCGCAAACGCGAAGAGCAGATCAATCCTGATGTCGGAGCGACGCCCGCCTCCGTTCTCCGCGCGCCTGATCCCCCATGA
- a CDS encoding DUF456 domain-containing protein produces the protein MTAEQIIGLSLALLVMCVGMAGSILPGIPSTPLVLITAIGHRLYFGATGPGNWVLMILAAITAFSLLVDYLASMYGAKKLGATWRGVLGAVVGGLVGIFFNLPGILLGPFIGAVVFEMAAGRKFKEAGRAGLGATLGLLGGAVVKLGGCVAMMGLFTWDVIQRCLNQVPA, from the coding sequence ATGACGGCCGAACAAATCATCGGTTTATCGCTCGCGTTGCTGGTGATGTGCGTGGGTATGGCTGGCAGCATTTTGCCTGGCATTCCCAGCACACCGCTCGTTTTGATCACGGCCATCGGTCATCGCCTTTACTTCGGCGCGACTGGACCTGGAAACTGGGTGCTGATGATTCTGGCAGCGATCACCGCGTTTTCGTTGCTGGTCGATTATCTGGCCAGCATGTATGGCGCGAAGAAACTGGGCGCCACCTGGCGCGGCGTCCTCGGCGCGGTGGTAGGCGGGTTGGTTGGGATCTTCTTCAATCTGCCGGGAATTCTGCTCGGTCCGTTCATTGGTGCGGTTGTGTTTGAAATGGCGGCCGGACGAAAATTCAAGGAGGCCGGCCGAGCCGGGTTGGGGGCGACGCTCGGCTTGCTCGGCGGCGCCGTGGTCAAGCTCGGCGGTTGCGTGGCGATGATGGGATTGTTTACCTGGGATGTGATTCAGCGTTGTTTGAATCAAGTTCCGGCCTGA
- a CDS encoding phosphoglycerate kinase has protein sequence MAKLTVNDLNVRGKRVLVRVDYNVPMEEKDGQMIINDDTRIRETLPTLELLIKQGAKTILVAHLGRPKGQREPSMSLRPVAAKLADMLGRPVAFVDDCIGEKVEKTVGVLQPGDVLLLENVRFYKEEETNDPVFAGQLAKVAEVYVNDAFGAAHRAHASTVGVAQVVARQGGQCAAGLLMERELNFLGEELENPARPFVVILGGAKVSDKINVIDRLLEKADTILIGGAMAYTFKLAQGFKVGQSLVEPDKIEVARAALEKAKAKKVEFLLPSDNIVVTPIKTDKLNKKGKPVIELQDPRTNTEPNIADAEEGVDIGPATIQTYGKIIAGAKTILWNGPMGIFEDPRFAAGTFAVAKAVVEATQKNGAKSIIGGGDSVKALNQAGLSHQVTFTSTGGGASLEFLEGKVLPGVAALTDK, from the coding sequence ATGGCAAAGCTGACGGTCAATGATCTCAATGTTCGCGGCAAACGTGTCCTGGTGCGCGTCGATTACAACGTGCCGATGGAAGAAAAGGATGGTCAAATGATCATCAATGACGACACGCGCATCCGGGAGACGTTACCCACGTTGGAACTGCTGATCAAGCAAGGCGCCAAAACCATTCTCGTGGCGCATCTCGGTCGTCCCAAAGGACAACGCGAGCCGTCGATGTCGCTCCGTCCAGTTGCCGCTAAACTTGCCGACATGCTGGGCCGACCGGTGGCGTTTGTTGATGATTGCATCGGCGAGAAGGTGGAAAAGACGGTTGGCGTGTTGCAACCCGGTGATGTGTTGCTGCTCGAAAACGTCCGCTTCTACAAAGAGGAAGAGACAAACGATCCTGTTTTCGCCGGGCAACTCGCCAAGGTCGCCGAGGTTTACGTGAATGACGCGTTCGGCGCCGCTCATCGCGCTCATGCTTCCACTGTGGGAGTGGCGCAGGTGGTTGCGCGTCAAGGCGGTCAATGCGCTGCCGGCTTGCTGATGGAGCGTGAACTGAATTTTTTGGGCGAGGAACTGGAAAATCCAGCGCGCCCGTTTGTTGTCATCCTTGGCGGCGCGAAGGTGTCCGACAAAATCAACGTAATTGATCGGCTGTTGGAAAAGGCGGACACGATTCTTATCGGCGGCGCGATGGCTTACACGTTCAAGCTGGCGCAAGGATTCAAAGTCGGGCAGTCGCTTGTCGAACCCGACAAGATTGAAGTGGCCAGGGCCGCTCTGGAAAAAGCGAAAGCCAAAAAGGTGGAGTTCCTGCTCCCCTCCGATAACATCGTGGTCACGCCGATCAAGACAGACAAGTTGAACAAGAAAGGCAAGCCGGTCATCGAATTACAAGACCCACGCACCAACACAGAGCCGAACATTGCCGATGCCGAAGAGGGTGTCGATATTGGCCCTGCCACAATCCAGACCTACGGTAAAATCATCGCTGGAGCCAAAACAATCCTGTGGAACGGCCCGATGGGAATCTTCGAAGACCCGCGTTTTGCGGCGGGAACGTTCGCGGTCGCAAAGGCGGTTGTCGAAGCAACGCAGAAGAACGGGGCCAAGAGCATTATTGGTGGCGGCGACAGCGTGAAAGCCTTGAATCAGGCGGGACTGTCGCATCAGGTCACTTTCACGAGCACGGGCGGCGGCGCCAGTCTGGAGTTTTTGGAAGGCAAAGTGTTGCCCGGCGTGGCGGCGTTGACGGACAAATGA